AGCAGCTCGACGCGACCGTGCGTCGTCTGAACCTGACGCCGGCCGAGGTCGCGAAGACCATCGCCGATCTGATGGCGGCCGGCTGGCCGCTGCCGGTCAGCGTTCCTCTGCTTCCGGCCTGACCGGCCGGACCGGCCTGAGCGTGTCGAGCGACGGCATCTCGTCGAGCGCCGGCGCGGTGCGCCGCGGCTTGTAGACCACCTGCGCGTGGAACACGAACCGCACCAGGAACGCGACGAGGATGAGCCCGGCCTGGACCAGCTCGGGGTGCGGGAAGGCCGCCTCGACGATCCACCACAGCAGGAGCGTGCGGATCACGGCCTCGGTGCCGTTGAAGGCGAACGACTGCACGAACCGCCGCCCCATCGACCCGCCGTCGCGCAGGTCGCGGAACACGAACCGTTCCTGGAGCAGGAAGTTCGTGACGATCGTCAGGCCGTTGGAGGCGATGACGGCGGGCAGGTAGTGCACGCCCGCGCTCTGCAGGGCCCACAGGATCAGGAGGTTGAGCACCGCGCCGAGGGCACCGATGACGGCGAACGGCGACAGCCGGCCGAACCGCAGCCCCCAGAGCTGCTGCACGTACCGCACCCCGTTGGCGAACGACGCCTTGGACTCGCCCGCGTACCGCTCCCCGAAGACGAACGGCTCCTCGACGACGGCGAGCCGGGTGCGGGCCAGCACCTCGAGCAGGATCTTGAACCCGCGGGGCCGCAGCGCGTCGAGGTCCACGCGGCCGGTCCGCAGGGCGAAGAACCCTGTCATCGGGTCGGTGACGTTGCGCAGCCGCACCGGGAACATCGACCGGGCCAGCAGCCCGGACACCTTGGAGACCAGCTTGCGGCGTCGTCCGTCGAGCCCGCCCGCGTCCCCCGCGCCGGTGTACCGGGAGGCGACGACGACGTCGGCGTCACTGGCCCGCCCGCGCTCGACGAGGGCGGGCACGAGCTCGGGCGGGTGCTGCAGGTCGCCGTCCATGACCACGACCCAGTCGGTCCCGGCAGCCTCGGCAGCCCGCAGCCCTTCGACGACGGCGCCGGACAGCCCGCCGACCGCCTCGGGGCGATGGATGAGACGTACGGGCAGGGGCGCACGGGCCGCGACGTCGCTGATGATCTGCGGGGTGTCGTCGCGGGAGTCGTCGACGAACAGCACGTCGGAGCCGTCGGGCAGCGTCGCGGCGAGCCGGCGGACCAGCTCGGCGACGTTCGGTCCCTCGTTGTACGTGGGGACCACCACGGTCACAGACACGGTGCTTCCTCGCTCCTCGTCCACGGCGCTTCTCGCGACGCCGAGGCTACTCGGTCCACCTGGGTGCCGGTGGACCGTGTCGCGGGACGAAACGGTTCAGAAACGGTTCAGCTGTTGCCGTCGAAGAGGCTGGTCACCGAGCCGTCGTCGAACACCTCGCGGATCGCCTTGGCGAGGTAGGGCGCGATGGACAGCACCGTGAGCTCGGCGAACCGCTTGGGCGGCTCGATCGGCAGCGTGTCGGTGATGATCACCTCGGTGGCGCCGCACTCGTGCAGGCGCTGCGCGGCGGGCGGCGAGAGCACGCCGTGCGTGGCCGCGACCAGGACGGACTTGGCGCCCGCGTCGAGGGTGACCTTGACGGCCTCGGCGATGGTGCCGCCGGTGTCGATGAGGTCGTCGACGAGCACGCACTCCTTGCCCTCGACCTCGCCGACCACGCGGTTGGCGTGCGACTTGTTGGGCTGCGTGACGTCGCGCGTCTTGTGCACGAACGCGAGCGGGCAGCCGCCCAGCTTGGCGGACCACTGCTCGGCGACGCGGATGCGGCCGGCGTCGGGCGAGACGACGGCGACGTTCTCGAGGTCGACGCGTGTGCGCACGTACTCGGTGAGCACGGGCATGGCCCACAGGTGGTCGACGGGCCCGTCGAAGAAGCCCTGGATCTGCGGGGTGTGCAGGTCGACGCTCATGATGCGGTCGGCCCCGGCGGTGCGCAGCAGGTCCGCGACCAGGCGGGCCGAGATCGGCTCGCGGCCACGGCTCTTCTTGTCCTGCCGGGCGTAGGCGTAGAACGGGACGACGGCGGTCACGGTGCGGGCCGAGGCGCGCTTCGCGGCGTCGACCATGAGGAGCTGCTCCATGAGCCACTGGTTCACGGGGGCTGTGTGCGACTGCAGCAGGAAGATGTCGGTGCCGCGGATCGACTCGCCGAACCGTACGTACGTCTCGCTGTTCGCGAAGTCGTAGGCCGACACCGGGAGCAGCTTGATCCCGAGCTCGCGGGCGACGGCGTCGGCGAGCTCGGGGTGGGCGCGCCCGGCCGCCAGGACGAGCTCGCGCTCACCGGTGCCGTGGATCGACGTGTTCATCAGTGGCTGGTTCCTTCGCTCGCGGGGTCGGCGTCGCTGGTGGGGGCATTCTGCGACGTCGGGGCCGCCGCCGCACCGGCGGAGGCGGCGGCTGATGCTTGCGCCGCGGGCGTGCCCGGCCGCTTGCGCTCCACCCAGCCCGCCGAGTTGTGCTGCTGCGCACGCCCGACGCCGAGGGCGCCCGCGGGCACGTCCTGCGTGATGACCGACCCGGCCGCCGTGTACGCGCCGTCGCCGATCGTGACCGGGGCGACCAGCACGGTGTCCGAGCCGGTGCGCACCTGCGAGCCGATGACGGAGCGGTGCTTGGCGACGCCGTCGTAGTTGGCGACGATCGTCGCGGCGCCCAGGTTGGTGCCCTCGCCGATGGTCGCGTCGCCCACGTAGGACAGGTGCGGCACCTTGGACCCGGCCCCGATCTGGGAGTTCTTGACCTCGACGAACGCGCCGATCTTGCCCTTCGCGCCGAGCACGGTGCCGGGCCGCAGGAAGGAGAACGGGCCGACGGTCGCGCCCGCCTCGATGATCGCGAGCGAGCCGTGCGTGCGCGTCACGGTGGCACCCTCGCCCACCTCGACGTCGGTGAGCGTGGTGTCCGGGCCGATCGTCGCGCCGGCCTCGACCTTCGTCGCACCGTGCAGCTGCGTGCCCGGCAGGATCGTGACGTCCGGCGCCAGGTCGACGTCGACGTCGATCCACGTGGTGCGCGGGTCGACGATGGTGACGCCGTCGAGCATCCACCGCTCGAGGATGCGCCGGTTGAGCTCGGCGCCGAGCACGGACAGCGCGAGGCGGTCGTTGGTGCCCTCGACCGTCATGGGGTCGTCGGTGATGACCGCGCGCACGGTGCGGCCCTCGGCACGCGCGAACGCGACGACGTCGGTGAGGTACATCTCGCCCTGCGCGTTGTCCTGCGTGACCGACCGCAGCCCGCGGCGCAGCACGTCGGCGTCGAAGACGAAGATCGACGTGTTGATCTCGCGGATCTCGCGCTGCGCGTCGGTGGCGTCCTTGTGCTCGACGATGGCGAGCACGTCGCCCGTGCCGTCCTCGCGCACGATGCGGCCGTAGCCGGTGGCGTCGGCGACCACGGTGGTCAGGATCGTGACGGCGTTGCCGTCCTCGCGGTGCGCGGCGACGAGCTGGCCGAGCGTGGCGCCGTCGAGCAGCGGCACGTCGCTCGCCGTCACCACGACGGCACCGCTGATCCCGCCGGCGGTCCCGCCCTGGCCGGCCGCGGCGTCGAGGGCCTCCAGGCCCACCTGCGCGGCGCGCCCGGTGCCGGGCACCTCGTCCTGGTCGACCACGAGCGCCGCGGCGTCGAGCCGCGTCACCTCGGCGGCGACCTGGTCCCGCCCGTGCCGCACGACGACGGCGAGGTGCGCCGGGGCGAGCTCGCGCCCGGCGACCATGGCGTGCCCCAGCAGCGAGCGCCCGCCGACGGCGTGCAGCACCTTGGGGAGCGTCGACTTCATCCGGGTGCCCTGGCCGGCGGCCAGGATGACGACGGCGGTGGGGCCGGCCGGGTTCGGCACGGTCGATGCGGTCACGGGGAACCTTCCTGCTGGGGGCGGGTCCCGCGCGGCGAGGGCGAGCCGTGCGCGCGGGGTGCTCGCTCCGCCCCCAGGACTCGAACCTGGACCAAGGGCACCAAAAACCCCTGTGCTGCCGATTACACCAAGGCGGATCGGACGGGTCCGCGGTGGTTCTCCACCGTCCCACGTCCGCGGACAGTCTGCCAGGTCCGCGAGGGTCGCCACACGCCCGGGCCGCCCGACGCCGCCCGGCCCGCCCACCCCGGCAACGGCCCCGCCGCCGCGCGACCAGGCACAATGGGGCCATGCCCGACGCCCCCCGCGAGTCCCGCCGCGCGCCACGCGCACGCATGACGGCGAGCCAGCGCCGCGAACAGCTGCTGACGGTCAGCCGCGGCCTGTTCGCCGAGAAGGGGTTCGAGGGCACGAGCGTCGAGGAGATCGCCGCCCGGGCCGAGGTGTCCAAGCCGGTGGTGTACGAGCACTTCGGCGGCAAGGAGGGCATCTACGCCGTCGTCGTCGACCGTGAGGTGCAGGCGCTGACGGGCGCGCTCATCGGGTCGCTCGCCGAGAGCGCGCACCCCAAGGTGCTCGTGGAGCGTGCGTCGCTCGCCCTGCTGGCGTACATCGAGACGCACGAGGACGGGTTCCGGATCCTGGTGCGCGACTCCCCCGTCGCGCAGGCGACGGGCACGTTCTCCTCCCTCATCGGCGACGTCGCCACGCAGGTGCAGCACCTGCTGGAGGCGCAGTTCCGGGCCAACGGGCTCGACCCGCGCACGGCGCCCCTGTACGCGCAGATGCTGGTGGGGATGATCGCGCTGACCGGGCAGTACTGGCTCGACGCGCGCTCGCCGAAGAAGACCGAGGTGGCCGCCCACCTGGTCAACCTGGCCTGGAACGGCCTCAAGGGCATGGAGAAGAAGCCCGAGCTGACGAAGCCGCGCACCCCCGGCAACTGAGCCTGCCCCCCGACGGCTGAGCCTGGCAGGATCGGACGGGTGACAGCACTCGAGCTCGAGAACCTCACCAAGTCGTACGGCGACCGCAAGGCCCTCGACGGCGCCACCTTCACCGTCGGCGCCGGGGAGATCTTCGGCTTCGTCGGGTCCAACGGCGCCGGCAAGACGACGACGATGCGCATCGTCCTGGGCGTGCTCGCCGCCGACGACGGCCAGGTGCGCCGCGACGGACGCCCCCTGTCCCTCGACGACCGCCGCCGTATCGGCTACATGCCCGAGGAACGCGGCCTGTACCCGCGCATGCGGGTGGGCGACCAGCTCGACTACCTCGCCCGCCTGCACGGGCTCACCCCGGCCGCGGCCCGCACGGCCACCACCCGCTGGGCCGAGACCCTCGGCGTCGCCGAACGCCTCGGCGACGAGGTCCAGAAGCTTTCGCTCGGCAACCAGCAGCGCGTGCAGCTCGCGGCCGCCCTGGTGCACGACCCCGAGATCCTCGTGCTCGACGAGCCGTTCTCCGGCCTCGACCCCGTCGCCGTCGACGTCATGAGCCAGGTGCTGCGCGAGCGCGCCGACGCCGGCGTCCCCGTCGTCTTCTCCTCGCACCAGCTCGACCTGGTCGAGCGGCTGTGCGACCGCGTCGGCATCATCAAGTCCGGCCGCATGGTCGCCACCGGCGCCATCGACGAGCTGCGCACCACCGACCGCCCCCGCTGGGAGGTCACCGGGCCGACCGACCCGCGCTGGCTCGCCCCGCTGTCCGGCGCCCGCGTGCTCTCGCGCGTCCCCTCGACCGGGGACGGCGACCGATACGTCGTCGAGACCACCGACGGCGACGGGCAGGACGTGCTGCGGGCGGCGCTCGCCGCCGGGCCCGTGCATGCTTTCGGTCCGTCCCGCCCGTCGCTCACCGACCTGTTCCGCCACGTCGTCACCACCGAGGAGGCCGGCCAGTGACCACCCACGGCGCGACCCGCACCACCGCCACAGCGTCCACCCCCGCGAACGCCCCGCAGACCCTGAACCCGTTCCGCGCGATCTGGCTGATCGCGCAGCGGGAGATCACGACGCGCGTGCGGCAGCGCTCGTTCCTCATCACGACGGCGCTGCTCGTCGCGGCCGTCGTCGCCGGCATCCTGCTGGTCAACGCCACCTCGGGCTCGTCCGGCTTCACGCTGGGGGCGACCGACGGCGGCGAGGTCGCGCTCGAGCAGGCCGTTGACGCCGCGGGCCTCGACGTCACCGTGCAGGCCGTGAGCGGCGGCGACACCGAGAGCCTCCTGCGCGACGGCGGCTTCGACGCCATCGTGTCTCCCGGCGAGGACGGCGTGCTGACCGTCCAGGTGGAGCAGACCCTGCCGCCCGAGCTGGCGCCCGTCCTCCACGGGCTGGCCCAGCAGCAGGCCCTCGCCGCGCAGGTCGCCGACCTGGGCGGCGACCCCGCCGAGGTGGCCGCGGCGATCGGCGCAGCCCACGCCGAGGTCGTCCCGCTCGACCCGCCCGAGGAGCGCGACGTCACCCAGGTGATCGCCGGGTACCTCGTGGGCATCCTCATGTTCATGGCCCTGATGATCAGCTCGCAGATGGTCGCGCAGGGCGTCGTCGAGGAGAAGACCTCCCGCGTCGTCGAGCTGCTCCTCGCGACCGTGCGGCCCGCGCAGCTCATGGCCGGCAAGGTGCTCGGCATCGGGCTCATCGGCCTGCTGCAGGTGGGGCTCACCGTGGGCGCCGCGGCGGGCACGGCGTCGGCCACCGGGCTGCTGGACGCCTCCGGGCTGCGCGTCGGGTCGACGCTCGTGTGGGCGCTCGTGTGGTTCCTCGTCGGGTTCGGCACCTACGCCCTGGTGCTCGCCGCGCTGGCCGCCCTGGTCTCGCGTCAGGAGGAGGTCGCCTCGGTGACCACCCCGGCGACGATGTTCATGATCCTGCCGTACCTGCTCGGTGTGTCCGTGCTGCCCTGGGACCCCACCAACCAGCTCGCCTCCACCCTGTCGTTCGTGCCGGGCTTCGCGCCGTTCCTCATGCCGATGCGCGAGGCGCTCGGCGTGGCCCCCCTGTGGCAGTCGCTGGTCGCGCTCCTGCTCTCCCTCGCGGTGATCCCCGTGCTGGTGTGGATCGCGGGCAAGATCTACGGCAACGCGGTGCTGCGCACCGGGGCACGCATCAAGCTCAAGGACGCCCTGCGCGCCTCCTGAGCGGGCGTCGTGCTCAAGACTCTTGATGTCGAGACATCGGTTGTAGTCTCCGGGTCATGGAGTCAGCCGCGCCGGGGACCGAGGGGCACCAAGGGCCGCACACCGGGCCGCACGTCGGGTCGCACGTCGGGTCGCACGTCGGGTCGCACGTCGACGAGGTCGACCGCATCGTCACCGACTGGCGGCGGGAGCGGCCCGACCTCGACCTCGAACCGCTCGAGGTGTTCTCGCGCGTCACCCGCCTGGCGCGGCACCTGGACCTCGCCCGGCGCACGGCGTTCACGATGCACGCGCTCGACGGCTGGGAGTTCGACGTGCTCGCCGCGCTGCGCCGTGCGGGTGAGCCGTACGAGATGTCTCCCGGGGCCCTGGTCACCGCCACCCTGGTGACCAGCGGCACCATGACCAACCGCATCGACCGGCTCGAAGGTCGCGGCCTGGTGGAACGGCACCGCTCCCCCGACGACCGCCGCGGCGTCGTCGTGCGGCTCACCGGCGCAGGCCGCGCCCGCGTGGACGCCGCGTTCACCGACCTGCTCGCGCACGAGGCCCGGATGCTCCAGGATCTCGACGCCTCGAGCCGCCCCGAGCTCGCGACCCTGCTGCGCGCCCTGAGCGCCCAGTTCGACGACCCGCCGGCCTCGTAGCCGCCCCCGCCCGGGTGCGGCGCAGGCTAGCGTGAGCGGCGTGGGAGCTCTTGGATCGTTTCGACCCGCGGGGATGGGGCGGTCCGGATGGCTGCTGGCCGGGCTGCTGCTCGTCGCGCTCAACCTCCGTGCGCCGCTGACGTCGCTGCCGCCCGTCGTCGCGCAGGTCTCCGAGTCCCTGGCGCTGACCCCCGCCCAGGCCGGCCTGCTGACCAGCGTGCCCGTGCTGTGCTTCGCACTGCTCACCCCGCCCGCCTCCGTGCTGATCGCGCGCATCGGACCCGAGCGAGCCGTGCTCGCCGCCGTCGCCGGGGTGTTCGTCGGGCAGATCGTGCGGTCCGCCGGCTCCTCGCTGCCCACCGCGCTCGTCGGCACCGCCGTGCTCGGCGCCGGCATCACGATCGGGAACGTCGCCGTCCCCGTCGTCATCGCCCGCGACTTCCGGCAGCGCTCCGCCGTCGTCACCGGCGCGTACTCCGCGATGATGAACGTCGGCTCCGCCCTGGCCACCACGCTCACCGTGCCGCTCGCCGCACTCTGGGGCTGGCAGTGGGCGCTGGCCGGGTGGGCGGCGCTCGCCGTCGTCGCCTTCGTCGCGTGGGGGGTCACGATCCGCAGGTCCGACGACGGCGCGGCCGGGCCTTCGGCGTCGGGAGCGTCGGGAACGACGGGGACCACGGGGACGACGACGGCGCACCGGCCGCACGAGGGTGCTCCGCGTCGGCCTCATAACGGTGCTCCGCACCGGCCTCATGACGGTGCTCCGCACCTGGGCCGGGCGATGGCGGTGCTCACCGTGCTGCTGTGCGTGGCGTTCGCCGGGCAGGCGTCGTCGTACTACGCGGTGACGGCGTGGCTGCCCGAGATCCTGCAGTCCCGCCTCGGGGTCGACGTCGTCGCGGCGGGTGGCCTGGCCGCACCGTTCCAGCTCTGCGCCGTCGTCGGGTCGCTCGGGGCGCCGATCGCGCTCGGGCGGCGCATGCCGCTGCGCGCCGTCTCGCTCACCCTGGTGGTGCTGTGGATGGCGCTGCCCGCGGGCATGCTGCTGGCGCCGGGCGCCACGGTGCTATGGGTCTCGCTCGCCGGCATCGCGCAGGGCGGCAACTTCACGGTCATCTTCATGCTCATCGCCCAGCGGGCGCCGTCGGTCGCGGCGGCGCGGCGGGCGTCGGCGGTCGTGCAGACCGTCGGGTACTCGTTCGCGGCGCTCGCCCCCACCGTGCTCGGCGCGCTGCGCACCGCGAGCGGCGGCTGGACCGTGCCGCTCCTCGGCGTGCTGGCTGCGCTCACGCTGATGGGCGCGACGATGGCGATCGCCACCCGGCCGGTCCGCGCCTCGGGGCCTGCTCCGGGTATCGCCTGACCTCCGCCGCCTGCCCCCGCCGCCTGGCCTCCCGCCGCCTGCCCCGGGCCGACACGTCCCGCGCTAGTCGAACGCGACCACGCCGTCGTGGTCGAAGCGGTACAGCCGTCCCGCGATCGGGTAGGGCGCCGGGTCGTCCGACGTCGACGCCCACACGACCTTGCCGGTGGCGAGGTCGAGCGTCGTCGTCGTCTTGTCTCCTGTCATCGGGTCGGTGTACGAGCCCTGCGTCGCCGGGGTGACGACGCTGACGTACCGGCCGTCGGTCAGCGCGTCGACGATGCCGTAGCCGCCGTCCGGCTGGACGATCGTGTCCCCGTACAGCGCGTGCTTCCACAGCCTCGCACCGGTCTCCCGGTCGAGCGCCATGACGATCGCCCCGTCGGAAACGACCACCGCCTGCGTCGTGCGGGCCAGCACCCGGGGCGACGCGAGGGACCCGTCCCGCCAGCGCAGGGAGGCGTCGTCGGCTTCGTACGCCGCCACGCCGGTGCCCGTCCCGCTCACCGCGACCAGCAGCGCGGACGCCGGGCCGTCGGTGGCCAGCGGCGGGAACACGACGCCCGGAACCACGCCGACGACGGAGCCGTCCGGGCGCATGATGCGCGTCGTGACGTCCTGGACCTGGCCGTCGCGGTCGGCGTCGAACCCGATCTCGCCCCAGCCGCCGTCGACCAACGGGGTCGACGACGCCCGCCACGGCTGGTAGTCGGGCTCGAAGACGTCCTGCTGCTCGAGGATCTCGCCCGTAGCGAGGTCGATCGTGACGTCGAGGCCGCACATGGTCGTCGCGAGGGTGTGCGGTCCGACGTCGTCGCTCCACGACTGGTCGGCCGCCACGGCAGGCCCGCCGTTCGCCTCCCAGCCCATGCACGGCGAGCCGTTGGCGACCTCGGCACCAGCGGGCAGGTCGACGCTGTCGACGATCGTCTCCCAGCGGGTCTCGCCGGTCACCGCGTCCTCGAGCCGCACCCGCAGGTCGCGCGTGACGAGCGGGGTCAGGAGCGTCATCGTGGGGATGCCCCCCGTCAGGTCCTCACCGTCCGGCACCGAGAACGACGGGGGCGGGAGGGGCGCACCGATCCGGTCGATGCGCAGGAGCCCGCCGTCACGGGTCACCAGGACGCGGTGCTCCCCATAGCTCGCGTACGGGTCGAGCGGGTCCACCGCCGACGCCTGGGCCGGATCGTCCCAGTACCCGCCCGCGAGGTCGCGCGAGGCAAGCACCTGCCCCGCAGCGTCGACGACGGTGACCGAGCGCCGGTCGCTCGCCAGGCAGACGACCACGTCCCCGCGCTCCACCCGCTGCGTCGCGGCGATCCACAGGGAGGCGCCGCCCACCGAGCACTCGGCGTACTCCGGAGCAGGCGTCGTCCACAGCAGCCGCCCGGCCGCAAGGTCGACGCCGTGCAGCGGGCCCACGCCCCCGCTAGAACCCCACATCCGTCCACGGACGACGAGCGTCTCACCCACCAGCCCCACCGGCGTCGGGAACTCCAGCTCCACC
The Xylanimonas cellulosilytica DSM 15894 DNA segment above includes these coding regions:
- a CDS encoding glycosyltransferase; amino-acid sequence: MSVTVVVPTYNEGPNVAELVRRLAATLPDGSDVLFVDDSRDDTPQIISDVAARAPLPVRLIHRPEAVGGLSGAVVEGLRAAEAAGTDWVVVMDGDLQHPPELVPALVERGRASDADVVVASRYTGAGDAGGLDGRRRKLVSKVSGLLARSMFPVRLRNVTDPMTGFFALRTGRVDLDALRPRGFKILLEVLARTRLAVVEEPFVFGERYAGESKASFANGVRYVQQLWGLRFGRLSPFAVIGALGAVLNLLILWALQSAGVHYLPAVIASNGLTIVTNFLLQERFVFRDLRDGGSMGRRFVQSFAFNGTEAVIRTLLLWWIVEAAFPHPELVQAGLILVAFLVRFVFHAQVVYKPRRTAPALDEMPSLDTLRPVRPVRPEAEER
- a CDS encoding ribose-phosphate diphosphokinase, with protein sequence MNTSIHGTGERELVLAAGRAHPELADAVARELGIKLLPVSAYDFANSETYVRFGESIRGTDIFLLQSHTAPVNQWLMEQLLMVDAAKRASARTVTAVVPFYAYARQDKKSRGREPISARLVADLLRTAGADRIMSVDLHTPQIQGFFDGPVDHLWAMPVLTEYVRTRVDLENVAVVSPDAGRIRVAEQWSAKLGGCPLAFVHKTRDVTQPNKSHANRVVGEVEGKECVLVDDLIDTGGTIAEAVKVTLDAGAKSVLVAATHGVLSPPAAQRLHECGATEVIITDTLPIEPPKRFAELTVLSIAPYLAKAIREVFDDGSVTSLFDGNS
- the glmU gene encoding bifunctional UDP-N-acetylglucosamine diphosphorylase/glucosamine-1-phosphate N-acetyltransferase GlmU; translated protein: MTASTVPNPAGPTAVVILAAGQGTRMKSTLPKVLHAVGGRSLLGHAMVAGRELAPAHLAVVVRHGRDQVAAEVTRLDAAALVVDQDEVPGTGRAAQVGLEALDAAAGQGGTAGGISGAVVVTASDVPLLDGATLGQLVAAHREDGNAVTILTTVVADATGYGRIVREDGTGDVLAIVEHKDATDAQREIREINTSIFVFDADVLRRGLRSVTQDNAQGEMYLTDVVAFARAEGRTVRAVITDDPMTVEGTNDRLALSVLGAELNRRILERWMLDGVTIVDPRTTWIDVDVDLAPDVTILPGTQLHGATKVEAGATIGPDTTLTDVEVGEGATVTRTHGSLAIIEAGATVGPFSFLRPGTVLGAKGKIGAFVEVKNSQIGAGSKVPHLSYVGDATIGEGTNLGAATIVANYDGVAKHRSVIGSQVRTGSDTVLVAPVTIGDGAYTAAGSVITQDVPAGALGVGRAQQHNSAGWVERKRPGTPAAQASAAASAGAAAAPTSQNAPTSDADPASEGTSH
- a CDS encoding TetR/AcrR family transcriptional regulator, whose translation is MTASQRREQLLTVSRGLFAEKGFEGTSVEEIAARAEVSKPVVYEHFGGKEGIYAVVVDREVQALTGALIGSLAESAHPKVLVERASLALLAYIETHEDGFRILVRDSPVAQATGTFSSLIGDVATQVQHLLEAQFRANGLDPRTAPLYAQMLVGMIALTGQYWLDARSPKKTEVAAHLVNLAWNGLKGMEKKPELTKPRTPGN
- a CDS encoding ABC transporter ATP-binding protein, with protein sequence MTALELENLTKSYGDRKALDGATFTVGAGEIFGFVGSNGAGKTTTMRIVLGVLAADDGQVRRDGRPLSLDDRRRIGYMPEERGLYPRMRVGDQLDYLARLHGLTPAAARTATTRWAETLGVAERLGDEVQKLSLGNQQRVQLAAALVHDPEILVLDEPFSGLDPVAVDVMSQVLRERADAGVPVVFSSHQLDLVERLCDRVGIIKSGRMVATGAIDELRTTDRPRWEVTGPTDPRWLAPLSGARVLSRVPSTGDGDRYVVETTDGDGQDVLRAALAAGPVHAFGPSRPSLTDLFRHVVTTEEAGQ
- a CDS encoding ABC transporter permease, translated to MTTHGATRTTATASTPANAPQTLNPFRAIWLIAQREITTRVRQRSFLITTALLVAAVVAGILLVNATSGSSGFTLGATDGGEVALEQAVDAAGLDVTVQAVSGGDTESLLRDGGFDAIVSPGEDGVLTVQVEQTLPPELAPVLHGLAQQQALAAQVADLGGDPAEVAAAIGAAHAEVVPLDPPEERDVTQVIAGYLVGILMFMALMISSQMVAQGVVEEKTSRVVELLLATVRPAQLMAGKVLGIGLIGLLQVGLTVGAAAGTASATGLLDASGLRVGSTLVWALVWFLVGFGTYALVLAALAALVSRQEEVASVTTPATMFMILPYLLGVSVLPWDPTNQLASTLSFVPGFAPFLMPMREALGVAPLWQSLVALLLSLAVIPVLVWIAGKIYGNAVLRTGARIKLKDALRAS
- a CDS encoding MarR family winged helix-turn-helix transcriptional regulator; translation: MESAAPGTEGHQGPHTGPHVGSHVGSHVGSHVDEVDRIVTDWRRERPDLDLEPLEVFSRVTRLARHLDLARRTAFTMHALDGWEFDVLAALRRAGEPYEMSPGALVTATLVTSGTMTNRIDRLEGRGLVERHRSPDDRRGVVVRLTGAGRARVDAAFTDLLAHEARMLQDLDASSRPELATLLRALSAQFDDPPAS
- a CDS encoding CynX/NimT family MFS transporter, giving the protein MGRSGWLLAGLLLVALNLRAPLTSLPPVVAQVSESLALTPAQAGLLTSVPVLCFALLTPPASVLIARIGPERAVLAAVAGVFVGQIVRSAGSSLPTALVGTAVLGAGITIGNVAVPVVIARDFRQRSAVVTGAYSAMMNVGSALATTLTVPLAALWGWQWALAGWAALAVVAFVAWGVTIRRSDDGAAGPSASGASGTTGTTGTTTAHRPHEGAPRRPHNGAPHRPHDGAPHLGRAMAVLTVLLCVAFAGQASSYYAVTAWLPEILQSRLGVDVVAAGGLAAPFQLCAVVGSLGAPIALGRRMPLRAVSLTLVVLWMALPAGMLLAPGATVLWVSLAGIAQGGNFTVIFMLIAQRAPSVAAARRASAVVQTVGYSFAALAPTVLGALRTASGGWTVPLLGVLAALTLMGATMAIATRPVRASGPAPGIA
- a CDS encoding PQQ-binding-like beta-propeller repeat protein encodes the protein MARRRAEGTSFTFDLEPDDGEELFTELPVEPSRFARVAGAARARVRAWPRRRVVAVGTAVAVVVAGGLGAAALTMQAQHRSWVQVAQTAPGAVVDLGHAPVEAWRVELEFPTPVGLVGETLVVRGRMWGSSGGVGPLHGVDLAAGRLLWTTPAPEYAECSVGGASLWIAATQRVERGDVVVCLASDRRSVTVVDAAGQVLASRDLAGGYWDDPAQASAVDPLDPYASYGEHRVLVTRDGGLLRIDRIGAPLPPPSFSVPDGEDLTGGIPTMTLLTPLVTRDLRVRLEDAVTGETRWETIVDSVDLPAGAEVANGSPCMGWEANGGPAVAADQSWSDDVGPHTLATTMCGLDVTIDLATGEILEQQDVFEPDYQPWRASSTPLVDGGWGEIGFDADRDGQVQDVTTRIMRPDGSVVGVVPGVVFPPLATDGPASALLVAVSGTGTGVAAYEADDASLRWRDGSLASPRVLARTTQAVVVSDGAIVMALDRETGARLWKHALYGDTIVQPDGGYGIVDALTDGRYVSVVTPATQGSYTDPMTGDKTTTTLDLATGKVVWASTSDDPAPYPIAGRLYRFDHDGVVAFD